One genomic window of Aptenodytes patagonicus chromosome 3, bAptPat1.pri.cur, whole genome shotgun sequence includes the following:
- the LOC143158869 gene encoding LOW QUALITY PROTEIN: trace amine-associated receptor 2-like (The sequence of the model RefSeq protein was modified relative to this genomic sequence to represent the inferred CDS: inserted 1 base in 1 codon; deleted 2 bases in 1 codon), with product MLFPGISRDLTDCSEFGNRSCPESFRSPGVRGVTGLFVTAACILTILGNLPIIVSTSYFKQLHSPTNFLILSMAITDFLLGFAIMPYSMVRSVENCWYFGMTFRKVHYRFDLMLCLISVSHLCSIAVDRFYAICHPLHYASTMTXSEDYASGIEGYEMLVKCSSLCPIVFNKLRGAVLFTVGLFAPACIMIGVYVKIFTVSQRHTCELSQAHRHTKSDKKNELSKNKDRKAAKTLSIVMLGFLIRWFPYFFAILIDPFLNFSTPLPLFDALNRLNYLNSFCNPFIYGFFYLWFWKTFKYILKGKIFNPSFRTIKLVSEDQSQ from the exons ATGCTTTTTCCAGGTATCTCGAGGGATTTGACTGACTGCTCTGAATTTGGAAATAGATCCTGTCCTGAGAGCTTTAGGTCGCCAGGAGTACGAGGGGTAACAGGTCTATTCGTAACAGCAGCCTGCATTCTCACCATCTTAGGGAATCTGCCCATAATCGTTTCCACTTCGTATTTCAAGCAGCTTCATTCTCCAACCAATTTCCTCATCCTATCCATGGCCATCACAGATTTCCTTCTGGGCTTCGCCATTATGCCCTACAGCATGGTGAGGTCTGTGGAGAATTGCTGGTATTTTGGGATGACATTCCGCAAAGTTCATTACAGGTTCGACCTGATGCTCTGCTTAATTTCCGTTTCCCATCTTTGTTCCATTGCCGTGGATCGGTTTTATGCAATCTGCCACCCTCTGCATTACGCCAGCACCATGA GCTCAGAAGATTATGCTTCTGGAATTGAGGGCTATGAAATGTTGGTTAAATGCTCGAGCTTGTGCCCTATTGTGTTCAACAAACTGAGGGGGGCCGTTTTATTTACAGTTGGTTTATTTGCTCCTGCTTGCATTATGATAGGGGTTTATGTTAAAATTTTTACAGTCTCCCAAAGGCACACATGTGAGTTGAGCCAGGCACACAGGCACACAAAAAGTGATAAGAAAAATGAGCTTTCTAAGAATAAAGATAGAAAAGCTGCCAAGACTTTGAGTATAGTTATGCTGGGTTTCTTAATACGCTGGTTTCCTTATTTTTTCGCAATCTTAATTGAcccatttttaaatttctctaCTCCTTTACCTTTGTTTGATGCTCTAAACCGGCTTAAT tatttaaattctttctgcAATCCATTCATATATGGCTTTTTCTATCTATggttttggaaaacatttaaatatatcttaaaaggcaaaatatttaacCCAAGTTTTCGTACAATAAAACTTGTATCTGAAGATCAGTCACAGTAA
- the LOC143158868 gene encoding trace amine-associated receptor 5-like, protein MSSAQGPSAEEGMLVALCYEANGSCYRTLHSFVVQLAIYLACALGTLITVLGNLLVFIVVSHFKALHTPTNHLLLSLALADLLLGLTVLPFGTIRSVESCWYFGDDFCRLHTFLDTLFCSTSIFHLCFTSIDRHCAICDPLPCPTKFTVRVACIYTGVGWAVPVVYTSVFLYVKAIAEGLGHFLRGMPCVGSCQLLFNKLWGWLNFPVFFPCLVMKVRYVKIFTVANKQARLINNISRSIGSQLHVGASKSERKAAKTLGVAVGVYLLCWLPFAIDTKVDSLLAFITPPVLFDILIWFAYFNSACNPLIYVFSYPWFRKALKLVLTRGIFCSRTSTVDLYQE, encoded by the coding sequence aTGAGCTCAGCCCAGGGCCCCAGTGCTGAGGAGGGGATGCTTGTCGCCTTGTGCTACGAGGCGAACGGCTCCTGCTACAGGACCTTACACTCCTTCGTGGTCCAGCTGGCCATTTATCTGGCCTGTGCCTTGGGCACGCTGATCACAGTGCTGGGGAACCTGCTTGTCTTCATTGTCGTTTCCCATTTCAAAGCCCTGCACACCCCCACCAAccaccttctcctctccctcGCCCTTGCCGACCTCCTCCTGGGGCTGACTGTGCTGCCCTTTGGCACCATCCGGTCCGTAGAGAGCTGCTGGTATTTTGGAGATGACTTCTGTAGGCTGCACACCTTTCTGGACACACTTTTTTGCTCGACCTCCATATTTCATCTGTGTTTTACTTCCATTGATCGGCACTGTGCCATCTGTGACCCTTTGCCCTGCCCCACCAAGTTCACCGTAAGAGTGGCCTGCATTTAcactggggtggggtgggcagtGCCTGTGGTTTATACCTCTGTCTTCCTCTACGTTAAAGCGATTGCAGAAGGACTGGGCCATTTTTTGCGAGGCATGCCCTGTGTTGGTAGTTGTCAGCTGCTGTTCAACAAGCTCTGGGGGTGGTTGAACTTTCCAGTATTCTTCCCTTGCCTTGTAATGAAAGTTCggtatgtaaaaatatttactgtggcAAACAAGCAAGCCAGGCTGATAAACAACATAAGCAGGAGTATCGGGTCTCAGCTACACGTAGGAGCATCCAAGAGCgaaaggaaagcagcaaagaCTCTTGGGGTAGCTGTAGGAGTCTACCTCCTGTGCTGGTTGCCCTTTGCTATTGACACCAAGGTAGACAGTCTTCTGGCTTTCATTACCCCCCCAGTTCTGTTTGACATCCTAATTTGGTTTGCTTACTTCAATTCTGCCTGCAACCCCTTGATCTATGTATTTTCTTACCCTTGGTTCAGGAAAGCTCTGAAACTAGTCTTAACTCGTGGGATCTTTTGTTCCAGGACATCTACAGTAGACTTGTACCAGGAATGA